The DNA region agacaatcatatgtcgaattccatctatgagacacatccatagtaaaattcgtatatcttacattcttttgatggcaatatttcttccaagctttgccaatggctggcttttgatggattaatctaactgcagttctaataggactaacatgtttttgccataattcaagcgcatcttgtacacataaatttaaaatatgacatatgcatctttgatgaaaatacttacctccaataatcggagcacaagccgcaatcaaatcactaatacttgcagtgttagcagttgcattatcaaaaccaacagaaaatatcttattgcataattgaaactcattcaaaacttgaataattaaagaagcaatttcgggtgcagtgtgtggtgtctcaaattctctaaaaccaattaaacgcttgttcaaagtccaaccattgtccacaaagtgaaccgtaatgcccatatatgaatgccggttaaaacaatcagtccatacatctgagcaaatgttcactttgtggcccaagttaaGTAAATAACatgataattcaactttttttctctaaacattgtctaacggtagatcgttgaacggtcattcgacctactcttttgatagctacgtttaaaccactttgcatagtaacctcaatttttttatcatcataaacattaaaaggaaaatgcttcattgcagcctATCTTGTCATAACGTCAGCAAAAtatttttgatcatatttaaaaagaggcgtacctgacgaacctgagccaccaGGTTTGAAGTTTAGTTGGTTTGGGTAGAGATAGTGCCatattctaccggatgctttgtcaccaaatgacgacgaagggtgccatatcccccaccactcgcaaatttttagactttatcacaatagttacaatatgcatgaaatggccgatgtctcttcttgagagtgcggatcatgagaacttggaatcaccacagggaccttcttgtagtgtttaacaaaaatatcagatttcaaaacttttgtagtgttagtaggtggagggggaggaggcatctcctcatttccgccggtgctagacggaatacgagaatgagatatatcatcattgttgtccgagtccgacgatatagacacgtcgtactcgtcatcttgttgttggGAACTACCACCGCCCCTCCCCTCCACCTcgatgcatttcagcgagtagtatggccatcctatgatcttcttctatctataaatattatataagttgaagttataagtaggaacacaaaaaaaatttaaagactcaatcttatgaaattatgaattctaaaaataattttttagaacttacttgcatgcgttcagccgccactcgggaaacctcttccataacttctcgacgaccaggtcgccttgattttgagggacgactactttgatcttgggcaattcctttgccccgatcaccacgtcccggttCACCacaagaagaagacatagtgataaatgaaagtagtatggatggaatatgaagtattgaataaatggtaaattacgaaaacaacaacaaatatagtagtaagtagtaactagtaaacaacttgagcaattagagagaatgaggagagaatagagaaatgaagattgagaaggaaatctttgttaacacaagaatgtggtgagtaaaaatgatgagggaagtggggtatttataggagtaaaattggaagaaataaaaaaaatcaaatttcaaattcggccAGTATACCgtctgaaccggcggttcagtccacggtttctgacgaaaatCGGCTGTTTCTGACCGattttcaggcctatacactACCACCTGCGCTCTTCCACCTGAAAAAgcaccggaaccgtcggaaaccGTCGATTTTTCTACACACCTCGCCTGCAACCCTATGCCCTAGCCGGAATTTGCCCGTTGTGGCcattgaaccgccggttcaaaccggcgaacCACCGGTTACGGTTCGTCATATTCCTGAACCTAAACCGACCcgcttgaaccgccgaaccgtcGGTGCCGGTtcccggttcatgaaccggtggTTCCAAACCGCCAATTAACCGCctggccggttcggtttgtgcatggtTAGATATATCGTGTCCTTCCTATCCTCTTTTCATTTGAAGCAATTCTCGATTCActcataaattttattattataaaattagaaCGTGCCGAGCCCATTTTGTTGATGATTAAACGTCAATTTTAGCACGATGTCGTTTTCTAAACGGATCCTCTGCTCATAGCGTAATTTGATTAACAGTTTTATCTGCACACGCATTGATTCGTTTAAGCTTCAGCTGCTTGCTTCGTTTCCTTTCCGTATAAGAAATAAAGATTTACTAGTTTGAGTTTATTCAAACCCCTTTTTTCCATCTCTTCGCATTTTTGTCGAGTGGGTGGGATTTTAAATTGATTTGAGGGCGACCCTTTTGAAGATTCATCAAGAGGGGCCGTCAAAGATTCAATCTTGATTTGTGGGTCCTTCGCGATCTGGGCGTCTCTGTGTTCGAATTTGGTGTCGGAGAGTTCAAATTCAAGGTATTGGCTTTTGATTCTTTGTTGTAATCTCTGTTTTCTCAAGTTATTTCTTGATTAACTGTGTTATTCAGTTCTGCATTCTTTGAGCTAGTACAACTAGGGTTGGATCTAATTTGGTTGTTGATGTTTAGATAGGGCTTTAGGGGTTAACTTCCCTCTTGTTTGGCTGAAGAAAAATGGATATCAGTAATGAGGCTCGGGTTGATTCATTCTTGATTGGGCCGTCTACGCTTTTTGGCCGGACCATTGCTTTTAGGGTGTTGTTCTGCAATTCTATGTCACATTTGAGGCATCAAATATTTGGGATGGTGTTGCTGTACATTTACAAGTTCAAGAATTGTTTGAGGGACTACTTATCCCCTGTGATCTCATGGCTCCATCCGAGGAATCCACAAGGGATTCTCGTGATGGTGACAATGATCGCCTTCTTGTTGAAACGCTACACGAATGTTAAGATGAGGGCGGAGATGGCTTATAAGAGGAAATTTTGGAGGAATATGATGAGGGGTGCGAATAACTATGATGAGTGGGCTCATGCAGCTAAAATGATAGATAAAGAGACTCTTAAGATGAATGAATCTGATCTCTATGATGAGGAGCTTGTGAGGAATAAGCTTCAAGAGCTTCGCCATCGTCGCCAGGAGGGCTCTCTTAGGGATATTATATTCTGTATGAGGGCTGACTTGGTTAGAAATCTTGGCAATATGTGCAATCCAGAGCTCCACAAGGGGAGGCTCCACGTGCCGAAACTCATAAAGGAGTACATAGATGAGGTCACGACACAGTTGAGAATGGTGTGCGACTCTGATTCCGAGGAGCTTCTGTTGGAGGAGAAGCTCGCCTTTATGCATGAAACGAGGCATGCCTTTGGTAGGACAGCTTTGCTTTTAAGTGGAGGTGCTTCATTGGGAGCTTTTCATGTTGGGGTGGTAAAAACATTGGTAGAACATAAGCTTTTGCCGCGGATAATTGCTGGTTCTAGTGTGGGGTCCATAATGTGCTCTGTTGTTGCAACTAGGTCTTGGCCTGAGCTGCAGAGTTTCTTTGAGGATTCCTGGCATTCGATTCAGTTTTTCGACCAGATGGGTGGGATTTTCACCGTTTTCAAGAGGGTCATGACGCAGGGTGCGGTTCATGAGATTAGACAGTTGCAGGTGATGTTGAGGCACCTTACAAATAATCTAACTTTCCAGGAAGCTTACGATATGACCGGTCGCATCTTAGGGATCACGGTTTGTTCCCCGAGGAAGCACGAACCTCCGAGATGCCTCAATTACCTGACTTCACCTCATGTGGTCATTTGGAGTGCCGTGACTGCTTCTTGTGCCTTTCCTGGTCTTTTTGAGGCTCAAGAGCTTATGGCAAAGGATAGAATCGGAGACATTGTGCCTTTTCACCCACCGTTTCAGCTGGGGCGTGAAGAAGCTTCAGGCACGTCTTCACGTCGTTGGAGAGATGGTAGCTTGGAGATTGATCTGCCAATGATGCAGTTGAAAGAACTTTTCAATGTAAATCATTTCATTGTGAGCCAGGCAAACCCTCATATTGTACCTTTATTGAGGCTCAAGGAGCTTGTTCGAGCATATGGAGGCAACTTTGCTGCAAAGGTATCCTTTATCTCAAAAGTTATGCCGTATTCAACTGCTTATGATCTCACATTTTGCAATGCAATTAGCTAACACGGGTACCTTGAAACCATAAGACATGAAACTGAATAATAAATTGAGTCTCTTTTCTACAAGTCACATGCTGTAACATAATTCAGTGTGGTCTCTATTTCTGTTCGTAAGGCCAAATGAGCTCGACTCTGTATTTAAGTTGTGTCCACTTCAGAGCTTTCAGTTTAATCAGGCCACATTGTCGATCTTTGTAGATATAAAGATAGCTTTATGTTACAAAAAACTGTATACATTAACTATCAAGACAAACAGAGATATAGCATGGATTAAAAAAGATGTGCTTTTTTAATCTGAACTAGTCTTctcttttataaatttatgaatATGCTGCAGTCTTTATTCTGTGATTGATTGTATCTGCCAAGACTGGCAAGGGTGTATCCTGTTCAAGCTTTCTTCAAAAACTTGAGGAATCTGCTGCATTTTGAATCTTCCTCTCGCTCGTTACAGAAGATAGTTAACCTGTTTCTATTCTTGTTTGCATGATGATGCACCTAGTGCCATTCACAGTCActttatatttatttccatCATTCTTTTTTCTGTTGGAATAAGCTCAATTTTGTGTAACGGGTGTCTCTCGACTCTCcccttttcttttttctgtATATACATGAATGGTTTATAGCTAACATATATCTCACAATGCAGCTTGCTCATCTAGCTGAGATGGAGGTAAAACACAGATGCAACCAAATATTGGAACTTGGTTTTCCATTGGGGGGACTTGCCAAGCTCTTTGCTCAAGATTGGGAGGGTGATGTCACTGTCGTGATGCCTGCTACTTTAGCACAGGTACAGTCGATTATGAAATATCGTTTGCTCAAAAGATGCTTTCAAATAAGCAGACAAATGTTCTTTAACCAAAATCGAATCTTGATAGGAGGACCCGATGATCTTTCTATCATCTTCAGGCTTTTGTCACTTTCAATAGCTTCGTTTACGTTTATGTTTCTGAGTAGAACTGGTTGCTTAGTCATGTGAATTGTTATGGAAGTTCAATAAATCCAAGTTACTGAGATGCTTTCTGTTTTTGTGATTTCAGCTATCAAAGATAATACAGAATCCATCATATGTAGAGCTTCAGAAATCAGCAAACCAAGGCAGGAGATGCACTTGGGAGAAGCTGTCGACTATAAAGGCGAATTGTGGGATTGAACTTGCCCTAGATGAGTGTGTCGCGATTCTCAACCACATGCGTAGATTGAAGAGGAGCGCAGAGAGGGCTGCAGCGGCAGCTTCGTCTCACAGCATGCCTCTTCCTACCACAGTGAGGTTCAACGCGTCGAAGAGGATTCCTTCTTGGAACGTCATTGCTCGAGAGAACTCGACTGGGTCTCTGGAGGAAGACCTACTCGCAGAGGCCGCATCCTCTCTTCACCAGGGCGCGGGTAGCTCGGCCGGGCAAGCCTCGAGGAATCTGCGGAGTTACCGGTACATGCAGGACGGAAGCGACAGCGAGTCCGAGACTGCTGATCTGAATTCTTGGACGAGATCGGGTGGCCCGCTGATGAGGACTACTTCAGCCGATCAATTTGTTGATTTCGTACAGAATCTCGAGATCGATACCAGAATGAACAGAGGGGCAATGGGACACTTGAGCAGTGCCGGGATCCAGCTAGCGGTGCGCGATCAGGTGCATCACAGCCTGAGGGTCACAACACCGGACAGGACATCGTCGGACACAGAGTACGATCAGTCTGGCAGCCGGACACCGACTCCTGTAGGGAGTTCGAGCATCATGGTGGCGGAAGGTGATCTTCTGCAGCCTGAGCGAATCCAGAACGGTATAGTGTTCAACGTCGTGAGGAAGGAGGTGCTGACCCCGTCAAGCAGGAGCATCGAGTCGCCCTCCGAGCAAAACAGCTCCACTCACGAGTCGGTCGCTGAGTGCGTGCAGCTCGACTGCCCAGAGAAGGAGATGGATGCCACCTCCATCTCCGAGAGCGGAGACGACGTGAGGGAAGACATTTGTGTCGCCGGAGATGCCTCGGATTGCGTCCCGGAAAATCCTTCTGGTGATGATATATGCGATAAGCACGTTACCGGCGGCGAGTAGAATGGCGTTTGCTAATTgagcaaaaaaaagaaaaaaaaggaaaatcagCTTTATGTGATCAAGTCTCATTACATGCTGTGTAATATCTGAATCTTTCAAATGAGGTAAGTTATCCACATATTTACAATCCAAATAGACCTACTTGTAAACAAAGAGATATTGAAATGTAGGTATAGTCTAAAAAAATTTGTAGATGTAGCCTGATTTTTACTTAAAATACTGTAGTTTGGGACGAACTGAAAAAGacaagtgcaagtaacatgggacggatggagtataaaacaAGAATGAATAGATAAATTTAGGAATACGACTCAGTGACAGGTAAACATCAACATGTCTCAACTATGTATGTGATATTATGTCGTTTTAAACTTGCTACTATCATTCTATCTTTATGAAGATAATATATCaattcttaattaattttcaataaaaaaatattaactaTAAATAGAGAATTGGGTAGAATACACATTACTAGTGTGCTCATCAATAAATGATAGGCATCCTATAATATGACAATATTCATCTGTCGACTTATAATCATAAAAAAGTGTATATAAATTGCATATAATCGATCCACTTGAATAGCTCTTGTAGTGTATCAAATTCAAGGGATAGCATTAACCCGCGTGTTGGAATAAAGAGAATATGTGCGTTTAAAGGAAATATTAGAGCCTATTCAAGAAAAGAAGGAATAAATTTAGATCAATCAAAGATAACCAAgacataaataaattatttattttccttgttaatatataattgatcTCTATATAAAGAGTTGATTAACACTAGTATAATACAATGTAGTCATTACGGTTTTACTAGAGGCATTACTCTTCTATTTTTCGCATTCTACATTCTATCATAAATTAATATGGTTTGTAACAAACTGAtgtttattcaattttatatattaattataatatttttttatttatctgaAACAACGTGATTTTTTTGTCATATCAATATAATTTTAACTATTGTAGAATAATTgcgaaaatttataattttatatttttatttcaaaagttatGAGATTCACATTAATTTTTGAGTTGTTTTAAACTAGTTGAGTCATTTACgctttaacaaaaaaatttaatatattaactTTTActctttgtttcttttttaaacTAATTGAATCATTTTCACTTCAACAAAAATCTTTAATATATTAAGTTTTACTCTTTGTTTCTCTCTTAACTcctatactttattttcttctatattttcatatttataaataaatttcttaACAAAACTAATTTAGGTTGAAATGACTATAACGATAACTAGCCCAGTTGCATCAAAACATTAGATTTTATTGATAAATAAAATGGGTATAGATTGAGTGCAGAAAAGGAAAGAGTTGACGAAATATATCATGCAAGGTGTGACAAATGTCTTTTGGGCTTGACCAAATCATAATTTTATAACATGAATCATAATTATTATGTTGATCTTACTTTAGTAAGTTTTTCGTGCAATTTTTTGGCGTCACATTTGCGTACCATCTCTTTTTATATTATAGTTTAGCTCAATATTATAAGTAATCATTATATGGTTGATTATAGAGTTAGGATATACAGAATTTTAGGGTCTAATATTTGGTAAAGAtgttcattacattttttattagtatattattatAACTCATTTTTACAATGAAGGAATCTTATAAAGTTagactaaaatataaaattgatccCATATACTTGTCTATAAAAAATTTGGTCCTAGTGtgttagtaattttttttatctcaaccATTACCTTTTTGGTCCATAGTTAACAGTTTCATTGACAATTAACAGTCAACTTCATTTTGACTACATTAGTGAGTTATGCATCATTCTAATTAACTCATTTGaatgatatttaattaattaatatgattaactaattaatatGGTAATTCATAATAatgattaatttattaatcGGATTAAAAATTGAAGTTAATTGTTAATTTTTAATGGAACTATTTAACTATGGACCAAAATATATATTTGGAACTAGAAGCTATTACacatactcctttcgtcccacaagaatatgcattttttaattctaaaaaatcttttctctctaatgaggtgggactcattttccactaacaatactttaattactttttcgctctacttctctcttattttatcaattttacattaaaactcgtgttgaaCCCAAAGTGCGTATTCTTtttgggacagagagagtactatataaaatattaaaacgtTGTTTCGGATAAATGTAGAGTATCAATTTTATGAGGAATGATATACTATATACCTTATGTGAGCATCACTCTCGTTTGACGCACATTTAacgttgttcgtttcgatttatatatttagtttgattctaatacattaaaaaatgttattgaaacttgtaatttaaaaaaattcataaaaatcaaagctcgatttgttcgttttctctataatttcaaataaattaataaaataacaaatcgatctttgatttttatgaattttgtgaaattaaaatttttgataacatattttaatgtattagaatcatactaaatatataaatcaaaacgaacAACGTTAAATGCGCGTCAATGAAAATGGTGCTTACATAAGGTAtatagcatatcattcctctcaATTTTAGAATTAAATTTATCACTCCATATTATTAAGTTCATTATAAAAATAagttattactattataataataatttaattaacatCATTACCAAATATTAGACCCTAAAATTCTATATATCCCTGTAATTAAccatataataattataaaactaactaAACTATATACGTATAAAAGAGATGGTACGATGATGAGACGCCAAAAAATGGTAGTACAAAAACATCTCTAAAAGTCTATAAACAACATAATAATGATAATTCAtgttagggcatccgcagtagtgcggatgtcccggcggaattccccgcagaattcccaaaaacacctcctgccacgtcataaggatttctcactgcactgccacgtcatacgaacttcccactgcacagtggcggaattcccgacgaaattcccacattaaaaaaaatcacaaattcacaaattaaacaatttccggaagtaaacaatttacgtaattaaaatttcgacgaaaataaggaaaaaattccattaaaataagaaaattacatttcaccaaataaaaaaaatacatttcaataattaaaaattacatcaacgacgacccctacgctgccacacttcttcaataatattgTTCTGGAGTCGAACGTGTGCTTATTTTTGGCGGAATAAACGAAATAAAGTGGAATTCCGCGTGGAATTCCGCGGGAGTCGATGCAATGGCGGATGTCCCCACAAAATTCCACGCGGAATTCCGCTTAACGCCGCGGACTTGCGACGTCCTCAGCCCAATTCCGTATCCATGGCGGGCACGCCTAATGACGGACGTCCGCGACGGAATTCTGGGACgtccgtgggaattccgcgcggaagtCCGCTATTACGGATGCTCTTAGAAGTTGTAATCAAATGACGACAAAATTATAATTCACGCAAGCCCAAAGACATTTTTCTCACCTTGCacaattcttttatttattttaaggtAGTGCAATCACCTTGCAAATTGTTAAATTTATTAAGTACTTGTACGATTTTAGGAAATGAATCATATCCggaattagagcatccactatgggACCACCCCGCCTATAGCCCCGGCAGGGGCGGTCCCGGGGCGGACGCGTAAATGGGGCGGTAGGACGGCGGACGACGGATAGGCGACGagggggcgaggacgcggcagGTGTCCgttagccgcgcctataggcccGCCGACCATAGTGGCCGGCCATCCGGCGCGGCGGCTGTTAGCcggaatttttaattaattttttttttaatttcctctataaatatcactctccaccacctattttctcaccattttcacaaaattcctCCATTCACTATCTAGACTTTCAC from Salvia splendens isolate huo1 chromosome 9, SspV2, whole genome shotgun sequence includes:
- the LOC121749697 gene encoding triacylglycerol lipase SDP1-like encodes the protein MDISNEARVDSFLIGPSTLFGRTIAFRVLFCNSMSHLRHQIFGMVLLYIYKFKNCLRDYLSPVISWLHPRNPQGILVMVTMIAFLLKRYTNVKMRAEMAYKRKFWRNMMRGANNYDEWAHAAKMIDKETLKMNESDLYDEELVRNKLQELRHRRQEGSLRDIIFCMRADLVRNLGNMCNPELHKGRLHVPKLIKEYIDEVTTQLRMVCDSDSEELLLEEKLAFMHETRHAFGRTALLLSGGASLGAFHVGVVKTLVEHKLLPRIIAGSSVGSIMCSVVATRSWPELQSFFEDSWHSIQFFDQMGGIFTVFKRVMTQGAVHEIRQLQVMLRHLTNNLTFQEAYDMTGRILGITVCSPRKHEPPRCLNYLTSPHVVIWSAVTASCAFPGLFEAQELMAKDRIGDIVPFHPPFQLGREEASGTSSRRWRDGSLEIDLPMMQLKELFNVNHFIVSQANPHIVPLLRLKELVRAYGGNFAAKLAHLAEMEVKHRCNQILELGFPLGGLAKLFAQDWEGDVTVVMPATLAQLSKIIQNPSYVELQKSANQGRRCTWEKLSTIKANCGIELALDECVAILNHMRRLKRSAERAAAAASSHSMPLPTTVRFNASKRIPSWNVIARENSTGSLEEDLLAEAASSLHQGAGSSAGQASRNLRSYRYMQDGSDSESETADLNSWTRSGGPLMRTTSADQFVDFVQNLEIDTRMNRGAMGHLSSAGIQLAVRDQVHHSLRVTTPDRTSSDTEYDQSGSRTPTPVGSSSIMVAEGDLLQPERIQNGIVFNVVRKEVLTPSSRSIESPSEQNSSTHESVAECVQLDCPEKEMDATSISESGDDVREDICVAGDASDCVPENPSGDDICDKHVTGGE